aatacatgaaacaggtcatcaataataatatttatttctatttttatctatctatttagCGATTTATGAAGTTTCTGAGAACACTGGTCTACTTTTATTTACCATGAAAACTCTttaatatttccattttatGCCACAGGAAGAGAAACATATTGTTTTTGCCAATATTTATCCGACAGCTGCAGTTTTTTTCATCGTCACACTAACAGCAATTTCTCACAAACTACTATATAAATGCtgtagtgtcattttttttttttttttgcttcttggCACTAAATCGTCCCTTTCAAATGGATGAACTGCATTTGTGGGATGAGCAGAGTTGAGAGAGAGTTGCCAAATCTTCTCTGCCGATGccaaacagagaaataaacaggctttaCAACGATATTATATAGATTTAGTGCCAGGAAGCACTGTTGCACGAGAGAAATAAGCgaccaaacacacatttcctgacTTTTTAAGTTGATAAACTGTGCTGTGGATAAGAGAggatttgaaatgattaaaagtgaCTGTGAATCTCATATCAGATAATGGAGGTAGTTTTAGAGTAAAACCCGATCATGAACTCTTATGTTTGGATATCTTTGGACGCCCTAAAGAATCGACAGAATATTGATGTAGTGTTGGCTCAGTGTGACAGATGTTCCATTAATGGAATCTTAACAGAGCATGTGTCGTATTTTCAAATGGACTGGAGCTTCTCTCAtctttgttttccattaaaaacgGAATATTTGGACCCAATTTTAGCAAATTTTAAGAAAATAACGTGTGATTTTAAGtcacaaaaagtaaaaaggtGATAGATCTGACTTGGAAGGACATACATATAGACATTTAGATCCTGTACAAGGTGAAAATGGTTGTGCATTTTATAAGATATATAggagtatgtactgtatatcatcaTATGGAGGTGTGTGCGAGTATAATTTGGGATCTTTTGTTTCCTACACTGATTAATTCACAGTTCTGTTTAatattatacataaaaaaaaaaacagttttgcaTGGTGCAACGTAATCAGAAGGATAATATCAGGTTTAAATATTAACCTGGATCCTTTATGCACAATCACAGCAAGGAGCTTTGTGAGGGAATCAGCAGcagtaaaagaaataaactggGTGTGTCCCACTTTATCTTAAACAAATACATGTGGCCTACACTATTTCCATCTTGATAGAGGCTTCTCTGAATCTTTATTATCTCATATAAAGCCATTTTCACCTGATTCACAAATACAATGAACAAACAGCGTCAAACTCCAGGTCAAACAACTTTTTATTTGCCAGTGAATCATACATGGCACTCAGCATTTACCAGCGTGAGGTGAAGGCAGAGGGCAGGCACTGTTGGGCAGCACAAGGGGAGGAtgtgggaggggggggagggggatgAGGATCCTGCTCAGCttgctccagctgctgcaggggGAGCGGGAGGTACCGGGGCAGGGTCGGGGTCAGGGCCGGGGCCAGGAGCCGGATCTGGGGCAGGAACAGTAAAACAACCCCTCTTGTGCCACTGCATGTCCCGCACACGTCGGACAGACTGGATCTGGGGCGTCGGGGCCTCCCAGTCGTTCCAGTGCTTGAAATCTCCTCGCTCAAAGATGAACTGGCGTCCTCTGTAACCTGGGAACAAGTAGCCAACCCATCTGAAAGAATGGGAAAACCTTAGATCACAAAAGTTGATGAACATcgactttgattaaaaaaaagggaaggatcTTACGTTCCGTTAAGAGCCTTGACACTTGCTACACGGTCCTGAAAACCATGGCCCCACAAACTGGGCACGTCGTCGTCGACAATCTCCATCTTTCTACCAGTGAATCCGGGGTTTTCGTACAGGTGTAGCTTGTGATCAGAACTGTCCTGTgggcagagaaacagagaaacacggATACTTGCACGCCGTAAAAGGATGATGCACACATTCTGCACGGGGAGGTCAAGCACCCACCACTTTGAGCGGcctgagagagaagagagagtagCTGTTCTGACTGTTGGTCCAGGTGTCCCAGCGTGGATACTCGCCCTTCTCCAAGATAAACTGCTCCCCTGTGAATCCACACCGACCGTAACCCACCCACCTGACAGGAGGGAgaacaacaaataaatgcacataaCATCAACTATGGCAAGATGAGAACCAGTGCGCTTTACTCACGGCCCCGACTCGACGATCACAGACCCGACCTTCTTCAGTCCCTTCTCCTTCACGTCTTTGCACTCTGCAGAAAACTCTGCCTTGTTGCCCTGGAAGTTCTCAAACTCAAAGACGGCCACCTGCATCACAGAGAGAAGtgtgttgccaggcaacatcACATGCATACACATTCATTTCCCACTGTGGACGTCTGAGATGAAGGCCTCCAAGAGGGCCCTGCTGCAGTGAGACACTGATCTGAGAGGGTGATCTGAGGGTCTGACTCTTACCTTATAAGTGGCTCCAGCTCCACCCTGGCTCTTCCCAGCAACCTGCTGCTCCGGGGCACTCTGCTGCTCCGACATCCTCCTGATCCACTGCTCCTCCACTTTGTGGCCGCGGACAAAGAACCCACACAGGAGGAAAGTTCAGTGTCACAGTTGCAATTCATGACTCGCGTGCATCTAATCTGCCTCACATTTTTCAACTGAACACGACAAAAGACACAGAATGACTTATTCCTTGTCAGATTCTCAGCAGTTACAAATCCATGAAGTCAAAATCCTCCAAACCTGGGTCTTCACTGATGCAGCACCATCTAACTCCATTGCACTGGGATTAATACACCACTGCTTTTAACTCCTGAGTCCAGAATGAGGCTTTTACCTGGTTTGCCTGCTAGGGAAGTGGtagtgtccctctctctctctgagccaCTTGGCGTTTGCTGAGGTTGAGCCATTAGAGGGCACGGATGGGGGGGTATTTATGGTTTATTTCTGGCCACAACAGCAGAAAAGGAGGAGCTGTTGATACAGCAAGTCTGTCGCTCACATTGTGTCCGTAACACTGCCTCTCAATGGGCAGCTGTGTTGGCACATGCTGCCATGCAGCTCGTCCGCCTGGCAGCCGGCGGGCAAAAGTGTGCAGGCACAAGGAGAGGGAGAGCCAAGAGGATTCAGCAAAACAGCCGCGCTCAGCACAAACTGGACTACACCCAGTCTCAACCACACTAGACCTCCTCTCACCTTTCCCAGCAAATCTGGGTTGGTAAAAGTCGTCCTAATCACAGGCGTTTACTGAGATGGATTGGATGATATTTGATCCTGGGGAAACTgacaacacattcaaacaatgGGGTATGACAGAAGGTGACATGGTTGACTACCAGGAGATCAACTAAGGAACTAAAGACCTATTTAGATATCTCCAACTGACAGATTACTACAACAAGCACATTAAGAAAGGTGAGGAGGAATAATTCACCCAATAATTAAGGTTTTTTATACAAGCATACAATAAGACCTCACCGAGAACATACAAATGCCTGATGGAATCAAGAAATGACTCGACTTTGCATGTGAATGAGGAAATCCCAGAAAGGTGATGGAGCGACATGTGGAAAACACACTCCATTACAACTCCCTCACAGGGATGGAAGGGAATTTGTTTGGAAGAACCGAATCCGATATTTCCCAACACTTGAAAAGACACGGAGAGAATGACATATAGAATTGGACACCTTAAAAGGGACTGAGGTATAAACTAGTTTGAGTATAAACtacaaaaataataaggaaGAAGAAACATTATTGGGACAAATCCTgcaggatttgttttgttttttattgtttaatgcgctttcttgttgttttctttgcctTATTTGTCTGCTTGTTTGATTTTCACTGATTACAAAGCAAATATAAGGTCAATTTCACGTCATTATCCGaataatgtaaacatactgtatgtacattttGACAATGTATCGTATTTGTTGAGAATCGATAAATAAAGAgcgataaaagaaaagaaaagaaacactggGCAGAGGCTGCAACTTAAGCCAAGTTCATTTTTATTACGAATTTATTCGCTTTAGGACACTGGCCAGTACAACACAGTGCAATATACATCTTtactctgaaataaaaaaaaaagacaaaagaaggaCATAAAAATAAACCCTCAAATTTGATGAATATGTGAAACATCCGTGTACACAGAGGCCAGGGACAGTCCCTTCAAAGACTCCGTCAAACACATTGCACAAGCACTCCAACGACACAGGAGGcggggacagagagggagggggcagAGGTCACTGCTGTAGTGCATCGAGtgacaaagtgcttcacagaaCACAGAGCGAGCGGGTCGATGGCAAACATACGTGACGCGTTAGGGTGCACGTAGTCCGATCTTTAAAGGGTGGAGTCGTGTAAACAATGTAGTGAATCTGTAATGGGAGCCAACTCTGTGCCAGTCAATGTGAGCAGAGCCCGGTTTGACGGATAAAGATTGTGCATGCACATGAATTGGGACAGGAAGAGAATGCACGTCGGAAAAGCATGACGattgaggagtgtgtgtgtgcgtgtgtgtgagggctACGAGGTCAATGCATGGCTTGTAATGGAAGctttctgctgcagtgtgttaAAGAAGGGAAGACAGACTGATTTAGCGTTCTCACGAGTGTAGTTTGTGCTGATAAAGGAGTGTGCATGATTGACAGTTGGTCATAAGTCCCCCCCCCAATAAgtcttcaacaaaaacaaaaaataacacacgTTCAGACAAAATGATACAAAGTAGAGTCTGCCGCTTCCGTCACACTGTAAGGTTTGTGGAGTTTTATCAGAGCAGCTTCTCCGCTGTAGTGATCCATCTTAAACTAGCTCCCCCCCAATCCCGTCTTTGTTAGATccacaataatacaaatataatgaCAGCTCCTGATTATTCTCACTAACATGATTTACATTTCCACCGACAATCAAGTCAAAGGTGATTTGTTCTCcacgagacaaaaaaaaaaaaaagaacgaaaCAATagcacaaaaaaacccagacgAGTGTCTGAAATGTTATCCTGCGGTGAAGCCGGTACGACTCCCACCGCCACACATGACACACGACACGTACGCGGCCTGAACACGTCAGCGAAGTCAGGACACTAAATGCAAAAATCCCAAAATATTTGCTCAtctcttccttcttttttgtctcgtcttctGGTCCCCACTGAAGTGTCCATCATGTGTGAGAGCTCTCCTGGTGCAGGGGAGCCCCCACAGGTTCAAGCATGAAATGGATAAAGCAGATCagtttcttttctcctcatatacgtatgttttttgtttttttttcctttttccataCATCATAGACTCTCCATAAAAAAAAGGCACCATGCACATTTATCGACCCAGatggggagagaaaaggaaaaaaaaagaaaagaaaaccacatcagcagctgcagattctcctctcctgctctctgggTCAAACATTAAGGCTTCTGTTTCATACAGATTCATCTGGTAAGGCAAcctgaaggagagaaagaggagaaatcCGGCGTGAAAATGATCATCGGGTGCTTTTTGTGATGgcgttttaaaaaaagacaaaacgtTTCATCTCACCTCTTTATTTACTTAGCTTTCACTTTCATATTGACTCAAGCGCTTCTTGGACTTCAGCTCTTTCAACCACTGCGGAGAGTTTTCCTCCCTACAAAGCCACGAGGAAGACACAGTGTTACAGAGTGggacatttgattaaaaaaaatctgtgaagAAATCCTCACTACTGCCGCTTTTTTCCACGACATGCCACCAAAATGATcatcttttaatgatttctttgttctccagagcaaagacatttagaaaata
The DNA window shown above is from Solea senegalensis isolate Sse05_10M linkage group LG5, IFAPA_SoseM_1, whole genome shotgun sequence and carries:
- the LOC122769158 gene encoding beta-crystallin B3-like codes for the protein MAQPQQTPSGSERERDTTTSLAGKPVEEQWIRRMSEQQSAPEQQVAGKSQGGAGATYKVAVFEFENFQGNKAEFSAECKDVKEKGLKKVGSVIVESGPWVGYGRCGFTGEQFILEKGEYPRWDTWTNSQNSYSLFSLRPLKVDSSDHKLHLYENPGFTGRKMEIVDDDVPSLWGHGFQDRVASVKALNGTWVGYLFPGYRGRQFIFERGDFKHWNDWEAPTPQIQSVRRVRDMQWHKRGCFTVPAPDPAPGPGPDPDPAPVPPAPPAAAGAS